From a region of the Mercurialis annua linkage group LG1-X, ddMerAnnu1.2, whole genome shotgun sequence genome:
- the LOC130015367 gene encoding G-type lectin S-receptor-like serine/threonine-protein kinase SD1-1 encodes MDSLMEQPVDIQELVKCIHVGLLCVQQRPEDRPTMASVVVMLDIENPILLQPKQPGYYTERFFTDTDSSSTNVKSHTRNEVTVTLLQGR; translated from the coding sequence ATGGATAGTTTGATGGAGCAACCTGTCGATATACAAGAACTGGTGAAATGTATCCATGTGGGTTTGTTATGTGTGCAGCAACGGCCGGAAGATAGACCAACAATGGCTTCGGTCGTAGTTATGTTGGACATCGAGAACCCAATACTGCTGCAGCCGAAGCAACCCGGTTACTACACAGAAAGGTTTTTCACTGATACAGATTCATCATCTACTAATGTGAAGTCTCATACTAGAAATGAAGTCACAGTTACACTACTACAAGGAAGATAA